The Streptomyces sp. ALI-76-A nucleotide sequence GCGCGGGGGTGACGGGCACGGGTCCTCCCGGAGGACGGCGGCGGCGGTGGCGCTCGGACTCGGGCTGAGCATACCGACCGGTATGCACGGGCGGGAGGCCCTGCGAGGGGTGAGGTCGGAAACTCGCGAAAACCTCCGGAGCCCGGGATGACGCCCCCGAGCGGGCGGACCGCCCGGCGCGTGAGCCGCCCCCGGGCGGGACCCGCGCACCGTCAGTCCAGCACCCGCGCCAAATACGCCCGCAGGAGCTCCCGGGTCTCCTCGATGATCTTCTCGTCGCCGTCGGGACCCACGCGGAAGGCGAGGTGGACGAGGGTGTCGGCGGTTTCCACGGCGACGAGGAAGACGCGGCGCAGTTCCTCGTCCGGTGCGCGGTCCAGGTAGCCGGAGAGCAGGTCGGTGAGGCGGTCGGCGACACGGTGGTTGGGCTCGGCGTAGCGGGCGCCGACCGGGATCTGGTTGCCGAAGTCGACGAGGGAGAAGCCGGGCGCGGTGCGCTTCATGGCGAGGTACTCGTCGAGCACGGCGTCCATCGCCGCGCGCCAGCCGCCCGCACCGGTCTCCTCGAGGCGCTCGGTGACCCGCTCGGTGTAGCGCTCCAGGTTGCGCTGGGCGAGCGCGTCGGCCATCGCGCGCTTGTTGCCGAAGAAGCGGTAGACGGAGCCGATGGGGACCTCGGCGCGCAGGGCGACGGCCCGGGTGCTCAGGGCGTCGTAGCCGACCTCGTCGAGCAGTTCGGCGCAGGCGTCGAGAATCCTGGTCAGCCGTTCGGCGCTGCGCCGTTGTACGGGCGCACGGCGGAGCGATGTCGCTTGGGGCACGGGCTTCATGATGCCTTTCCGCCGTGGTCCGGGAAACCGTCCGGGACACCTCGCCCCTCAGTACGCGCGGGGACGCCGGGCGCGCTCAGCGCGCCCTTCCCCGCACCGGTCCCCTCCCCGTCCCCGTCCCCGTGCCCGTACCCCTCCCCGCCGGACGCGGGCCCCGAGGCCGTGATGTCGGCGGTGCTCTCGACCGGTTCCCCGTCGACGGCCCACACCGTGCCGTCGTCGGCGTACAGGCGCGCGGTGAGGTGGTGCGTGCCGTGCGGGACGTAACGGTCGGAGAGGCGGTACTCGGGGGTGCGCAGGACGGCGACGGGGTGCCCGTTCACGAAGAGACGGGCGACGCCTCGCCCGGCCACCGCCTCCGCCTTGGCACCGGCCGGCGAGAACCGGAAGTCGCGCAGGGTCAGCCGTACGTTCCAGCCCCCGGCGTCCTCGGCCGGCTGCACCTCGATGCCGACGTCGGGGGCGCCCTCCTGGTCCACCTCGCGGTACCGGCGCCCCTGCTTGTCCGTGTCCTCCAGGAGCTCGCCCACCGGCGAGGGCGAGCCTCCGCCGGTCCCGTTCGTCTCGTTCGTCCCGTTCTGCTGCGTACCGTCCGAGCCGCAGCCCGCGGATCCGGCCAGCAGCAGGACACAGACCGCGAGCACGGCAAGAAGTCCCCGCGTCCACGACATGCCGGGGAGCGTAGAACACCGGTGCGACACCCCGTATCCACCTGGGGTCTGGTTCCGGTCGGTTCCCGTCGTCCTCGATGAGGAGGCCG carries:
- a CDS encoding TetR/AcrR family transcriptional regulator; amino-acid sequence: MKPVPQATSLRRAPVQRRSAERLTRILDACAELLDEVGYDALSTRAVALRAEVPIGSVYRFFGNKRAMADALAQRNLERYTERVTERLEETGAGGWRAAMDAVLDEYLAMKRTAPGFSLVDFGNQIPVGARYAEPNHRVADRLTDLLSGYLDRAPDEELRRVFLVAVETADTLVHLAFRVGPDGDEKIIEETRELLRAYLARVLD